From Juglans regia cultivar Chandler chromosome 6, Walnut 2.0, whole genome shotgun sequence, the proteins below share one genomic window:
- the LOC109016897 gene encoding putative laccase-9 produces MKLNRIGLLFGFLGFLFLDGLLVCTAKNVHHYNFTLTETNFTRLCTTKSMFTVNGQWPGPTIHVRKGDTAFVNVHNDGNYGVTIHWHGVKQPRNPWSDGPENITQCPIQPGKNFTYEVIFSDEEGTLWWHAHSDWSRATIHGAIVILPEEGLSYPFAKPYAEQVLILAEWYNGDVKELIDNATTTGADPQISDAYAINGQPGFPNNCSNETTYRFPVEYGKTYLLRVVHAGMNEEMFFGIAKHNLTVVAQDAAYIKPITTDYVMMTPGQTMDILFTADQDPSYYYIAATPFVDANVPFDSSNTSAIMQYAGNYTPPSSPPYPSLPNATDRDAAENFTTRIRALASSEHPINVPTEIDTQIFITVSVNEIFCPNESCGGPNGNRLSASLNNISFLTPTIDILQAYYKNLSNVFTKDFPNKPLYVFNFTGDVGNNTLYPSQGTNVTTIDYGAAVEIVFQGTNVQTPENHPMHLHGFSFYLVGTGYGNFNETTSPETYNLEDPPEVNTIGVPKNGWATIRFIANNPGVWFMHCHLERHASWGMATVIIVKNGPTNDTSVLPILPDNLPICS; encoded by the exons ATGAAACTAAACAGGATAGGCTTGCTCTTTGGgtttttagggtttttgtttttggatggGCTGCTGGTTTGTACGGCCAAAAACGTCCACCACTACAACTTTACT CTGACGGAGACGAATTTTACAAGGCTGTGTACGACAAAGAGCATGTTCACTGTAAATGGCCAATGGCCTGGCCCGACCATTCATGTTCGCAAAGGCGATACGGCATTCGTAAATGTTCACAACGACGGAAATTATGGGGTCACGATTCACTG GCATGGAGTGAAGCAGCCAAGGAATCCATGGTCAGATGGTCCTGAGAATATCACACAGTGCCCTATTCAACCAGGAAAAAACTTCACATATGAAGTTATATTTTCAGACGAAGAAGGAACTCTTTGGTGGCATGCCCACAGCGATTGGTCCCGGGCCACCATCCACGGTGCCATTGTCATCCTACCTGAGGAAGGACTCTCTTATCCATTTGCCAAACCCTATGCAGAACAAGTGCTTATACTTG CGGAATGGTACAATGGAGATGTCAAGGAATTAATTGATAATGCTACAACAACAGGAGCTGATCCACAGATATCAGATGCCTACGCTATCAATGGTCAGCCAGGATTTCCAAATAATTGCTCTAATG AAACAACATATCGTTTCCCAGTCGAATACGGAAAGACATATCTTCTTCGTGTTGTTCATGCTGGGATGAATGAAGAAATGTTCTTTGGAATAGCAAAACACAACCTCACTGTTGTTGCCCAAGATGCCGCATACATAAAGCCCATAACCACCGATTACGTCATGATGACCCCAGGGCAAACAATGGACATCTTGTTCACAGCAGACCAAGATCCCAGCTACTATTACATAGCTGCAACACCTTTCGTTGACGCTAATGTTCCATTCGATAGTTCCAACACTTCGGCGATTATGCAATATGCGGGAAATTATACTCCTCCATCCTCTCCTCCATATCCTTCCCTTCCTAATGCCACTGACAGGGATGCTGCAGAAAACTTCACAACTCGCATAAGGGCCTTGGCAAGTAGTGAGCACCCCATCAATGTCCCTACAGAAATCGACACGCAAATTTTCATTACAGTTTCTGTAAACGAGATATTTTGCCCTAATGAATCGTGTGGGGGTCCAAATGGGAATAGGCTGTCTGCAAGCTTAAACAACATCAGTTTCCTGACTCCAACGATTGACATCCTGCAAGCGTATTACAA AAACTTGTCGAACGTGTTCACCAAAGATTTCCCCAATAAGCCACTCTACGTTTTTAACTTCACGGGAGATGTGGGAAACAACACATTATATCCAAGCCAAGGGACAAATGTTACGACGATAGATTATGGGGCGGCTGTGGAAATAGTGTTCCAAGGGACTAATGTTCAGACTCCAGAGAATCATCCGATGCATCTGCATGGTTTTAGTTTCTATTTGGTAGGGACGGGCTATGGCAATTTCAATGAGACCACTTCTCCTGAAACATATAATTTGGAGGATCCACCGGAAGTTAACACCATTGGTGTTCCTAAGAATGGGTGGGCAACAATTAGATTCATTGCCAATAATCCTG